Proteins encoded together in one Cicer arietinum cultivar CDC Frontier isolate Library 1 chromosome 4, Cicar.CDCFrontier_v2.0, whole genome shotgun sequence window:
- the LOC101515014 gene encoding probable uridine nucleosidase 2, with protein sequence MANETEAKKIIIDTDPGIDDAMAIFLALRSPEVEVIGLTTIYGNVYTTLATRNALHLLEVAGRTDIPVAEGSHVTLTKGTKLRIADFVHGADGLGNQNFPPPNGKPLEESAAAFLVNQAKANPGKITVVALGPLTNIALAIQMDPEFAKNIGQIVLLGGAFAVNGNVNPAAEANIFGDPDAADVVFTSGADVLAVGINVTHQVVLTGSDREKLASSKGKFAQYLTGILEVYFAYHCEAYNTKGVYLHDPTALLAAIDPSLVTCTEGAVRVQTSGITRGLTILYNKQKRFGEITEWSNIPTVKVAVTVDAPRAVKLVMDRLMA encoded by the exons ATGGCAAACGAAACCGAAGCAAAGAAGATCATCATTGATACCGACCCTGGAATcg atGATGCTATGGCAATATTCCTCGCTTTACGCTCACCAGAGGTTGAAGTTATTGGACTTACAACTATCTACGGAAACGTTTACACCACTCTTGCAACAAGAAATGCTTTGCATTTG TTGGAGGTTGCAGGAAGAACTGATATACCAGTTGCTGAAGGATCTCATGTTACATTAACT AAAGGAACGAAACTTCGCATCGCAGATTTTGTCCATGGTGCAGATGGACTTGGAAACCAAAATTTTCCGCCACCAAATGGGAAACCACTTGAAGAATCAGCTGCTGCTTTTTTGGTTAACCAAGCTAAAGCTAACCCTGGAAAAATTACAGTGGTGGCATTGGGCCCTCTTACAAATATTGCTTTG GCTATACAGATGGACCCGGAATTCGCTAAGAACATTGGGCAGATTGTTCTGCTTGGTGGAGCTTTTGCAGTAAATGGCAATGTGAATCCAGCTGCTGAAGCAAAT ATATTTGGTGATCCAGATGCTGCAGATGTTGTATTCACAAGTGGTGCAGATGTTCTTGCAGTTGGAATAAATGTTACTCACCAAGTTGTATTGACAG gTTCTGATCGAGAAAAGTTGGCGAGTTCAAAAGGAAAATTTGCTCAATACTTGACAGGAATCTTAGAAGTGTATTTTGCTTACCATTGTGAGGCATACAACACCAAAG GGGTTTACCTTCATGACCCAACAGCATTGCTTGCAGCTATTGATCCTTCACTTGTAACTTGCACGGAAGGTGCTGTTAGAGTACAAACCAGTGGCATTACAAGAGGACTTACAATACTCTACAATAAACAGAAAAG GTTTGGTGAAATCACTGAATGGTCCAATATACCAACAGTAAAAGTAGCAGTGACAGTTGATGCTCCTAGAGCTGTGAAATTGGTCATGGATCGTCTTATGGCTTGA
- the LOC101515338 gene encoding phytochrome-associated serine/threonine-protein phosphatase, with product MDLDQWISKVKDGQHLLEDELQLLCEYVKEILIEESNVQPVNSPVTVCGDIHGQFHDLMKLFQTGGHVPETNYIFMGDFVDRGYNSLEVFTILLLLKARYPANITLLRGNHESRQLTQVYGFYDECQRKYGNANAWRYCTDVFDYLTLSAIIDGTVLCVHGGLSPDIRTIDQIRVIERNCEIPHEGPFCDLMWSDPEDIETWAVSPRGAGWLFGSRVTTEFNHINNLDLVCRAHQLVQEGLKYMFQDKGLVTVWSAPNYCYRCGNVASILSFNENMEREVKFFTETEENNQMRGPRTGVPYFL from the exons ATGGATTTGGACCAGTGGATCTCGAAGGTTAAAGATGGCCAACACCTTCTCGAAGACGAACTTCAACTTCTCTGCGAATAC GTTAAAGAGATCCTTATTGAGGAGTCCAATGTTCAGCCTGTGAATAGTCCAGTAACTGTTTGTGGTGACATTCATGGTCAGTTTCATGATCTAATGAAACTTTTCCAGACTGGTGGTCATGTGCCGGAgacaaattacatttttatg GGTGACTTTGTTGATCGAGGTTACAATAGTCTTGAAGTATTCACCATTCTTTTGCTTCTTAAAGCTAG atACCCAGCAAATATTACCCTTTTACGTGGAAATCATGAAAGTAGACAACTCACCCAG GTCTATGGATTTTATGATGAATGCCAGAGAAAGTATGGAAATGCTAATGCTTGGCGATATTGTACCGATGTTTTTGACTATCTTACACTTTCTGCAATTATAGATGGAACC GTGCTTTGTGTTCATGGCGGCCTGTCTCCAGACATCCGAACAATTGACCAG ATAAGAGTCATTGAGCGGAACTGTGAAATTCCTCATGAGGGGCCATTTTGTGATCTAATGTGGAGTGACCCTGAAGATATTGAAACATGGGCAGTCAGTCCACGTGGAGCAGGTTGGCTTTTCGGATCACGGGTTACAACTGAG TTCAATCACATAAACAACCTTGATCTTGTTTGTCGAGCACATCAACTTGTACAAGAAGGACTTAAGTACATGTTCCAAGATAAAGGCCTTGTGACT GTATGGTCTGCACCTAATTACTGTTACCGGTGTGGAAATGTAGCTTCTATTCTTAGTTTCAATGAAAATATG GAGAGAGAAGTTAAGTTTTTCACTGAAACAGAGGAGAACAATCAGATGAGAGGGCCAAGGACAGGTGTTCCATATTTCTTATAA